One Tolypothrix bouteillei VB521301 DNA window includes the following coding sequences:
- the bchL gene encoding ferredoxin:protochlorophyllide reductase (ATP-dependent) iron-sulfur ATP-binding protein, translating to MKLAVYGKGGIGKSTTSCNISVALAKRGKKVLQIGCDPKHDSTFTLTGFLIPTIIDTLQEKDYHYEDVWPEDVIYKGYGGVDCVEAGGPPAGAGCGGYVVGETVKLLKELNAFDEYDVILFDVLGDVVCGGFAAPLNYADYCMIVTDNGFDALFAANRIAASVREKARTHPLRLAGLIGNRTSKRDLIDKYIEAVPMPVLEVLPLIEDIRVSRVKGKTLFEMAEIDPSLNYVCDYYLNIADQILASPEGVVPNDAQDRELFTLLSDFYLNPGKPQVPNSEEELDLMIV from the coding sequence GTGAAACTAGCAGTTTATGGAAAAGGTGGTATCGGTAAATCCACCACAAGCTGTAACATATCCGTCGCCCTAGCCAAGCGCGGCAAAAAAGTGCTGCAAATTGGTTGCGACCCAAAACACGACAGCACCTTCACCCTCACTGGGTTCTTAATTCCAACAATCATTGATACTCTTCAAGAGAAAGATTATCACTACGAAGATGTTTGGCCCGAAGACGTTATTTATAAGGGTTACGGTGGAGTAGATTGTGTTGAAGCTGGTGGACCACCAGCAGGTGCGGGATGTGGCGGTTACGTAGTAGGCGAAACCGTAAAATTACTGAAGGAACTTAACGCCTTTGATGAGTACGATGTTATATTGTTTGACGTTCTCGGTGACGTAGTCTGTGGGGGTTTTGCAGCACCCTTAAACTATGCTGACTACTGCATGATTGTGACCGACAACGGCTTCGATGCTTTGTTTGCGGCTAATCGCATTGCTGCTTCAGTTAGGGAAAAAGCCCGGACTCACCCACTGCGTCTGGCTGGATTAATTGGTAATCGCACCTCCAAGCGCGATTTGATTGACAAATACATCGAAGCAGTTCCCATGCCAGTTTTAGAAGTATTGCCTTTAATTGAAGATATTAGAGTTTCTCGTGTGAAGGGCAAGACTTTGTTTGAGATGGCAGAAATTGACCCATCTCTCAACTACGTCTGTGATTATTATCTCAATATTGCAGATCAAATTTTGGCGTCCCCCGAAGGTGTAGTACCTAATGACGCTCAAGACCGGGAATTATTTACTTTGTTGTCTGATTTTTATTTAAATCCGGGTAAACCACAGGTTCCTAACTCAGAAGAAGAATTAGACTTGATGATTGTATAA
- a CDS encoding squalene/phytoene synthase family protein, with translation MDLYGDALNILRETSRTFYIPIVRLPVGLQEAVASAYLCLRAIDEIEDHAELDNSTKANLLRAISLTLQAGVDGFPVDAFHKGFSTHEDILPEVSLRIREWAILAPATIAPRIWDATAAMADRMAYWAERNWKIDNESDLDRYTFGVAGAVGLMLSDLWAWYDGTQTNRTHAIGFGRGLQAVNILRNHREDLSRGVDFYPQGWSEEKMHQYARRNLAMADAYISSLPLGPAMDFCQIPLTLAYGTLEALVNGKQKLSRSDVIALINQLSNMST, from the coding sequence ATGGACTTGTATGGAGACGCCTTAAATATCCTTAGAGAAACGAGCCGGACGTTTTATATCCCAATAGTTCGTTTACCAGTTGGTTTGCAAGAAGCCGTAGCATCAGCTTACTTGTGTTTGCGAGCCATTGATGAAATTGAAGACCACGCAGAACTAGATAACTCTACCAAGGCAAATTTGTTGCGAGCAATTAGCTTGACATTACAAGCAGGGGTAGATGGTTTTCCCGTTGATGCCTTTCACAAAGGATTCAGCACTCATGAAGATATACTACCAGAGGTCTCCCTTCGGATTCGAGAATGGGCAATACTGGCTCCTGCAACAATTGCACCTCGGATTTGGGATGCTACGGCTGCTATGGCAGATAGAATGGCATACTGGGCAGAACGTAATTGGAAGATCGATAATGAATCGGACTTAGATCGCTATACGTTTGGAGTTGCTGGTGCAGTTGGCTTAATGCTTTCCGATTTGTGGGCTTGGTATGATGGAACACAGACAAACCGTACCCACGCTATTGGATTTGGTCGGGGCTTGCAGGCGGTTAATATCCTCCGCAACCACAGAGAAGATTTATCTCGTGGGGTAGATTTCTATCCGCAGGGTTGGTCTGAGGAGAAAATGCATCAGTACGCCCGTCGCAATTTGGCCATGGCAGATGCTTATATCAGTTCTCTTCCCCTAGGACCAGCCATGGACTTCTGCCAGATTCCACTAACTTTGGCTTATGGCACTCTTGAAGCTCTTGTCAATGGCAAACAAAAATTGAGCCGGAGTGATGTTATTGCACTCATAAATCAATTAAGTAACATGAGCACCTAA
- a CDS encoding TIGR02450 family Trp-rich protein, whose protein sequence is MAKKQKFPYLVGSKWTSRTKIDGWRHFQVVNRKNQGKWVYAEMVASCDPKVRFWMNAKLLQDTSQWQSGWQSLQEMQVMEGAS, encoded by the coding sequence ATGGCTAAAAAGCAAAAATTTCCTTACCTAGTTGGTTCCAAATGGACTTCTCGAACAAAAATCGATGGCTGGCGACACTTCCAAGTTGTGAATCGCAAAAACCAAGGGAAGTGGGTCTACGCTGAGATGGTCGCTTCTTGCGATCCCAAAGTCCGCTTTTGGATGAATGCCAAGTTATTACAAGACACCTCACAATGGCAATCGGGTTGGCAATCTCTACAAGAAATGCAGGTTATGGAAGGTGCTTCTTAA